In the genome of Budorcas taxicolor isolate Tak-1 chromosome 23, Takin1.1, whole genome shotgun sequence, one region contains:
- the KCNK18 gene encoding potassium channel subfamily K member 18 produces the protein MEAEGLPQAKRCFWEALEKLFPRLCFLCSLVTYALVGAAVFSAIEGSQDLRAEDPEFEEFLKKLCDILKCNSTVEEGRKRDLEKLLQKVKPQWFSGSADWSFLSSLFFCCTVISTVGYSHVYPVTRLGKCLCMLYALFGIPLMFLVLTDTGDILATILSTSYSQFRRFPFLPPPLPKWCSGRSSKRRPDSRPADEAVPHVVIHDPELLAPKPVPAAPSSNMELFERLLARDKDNALQVPPQAMERSTSCPELGSGRLSSSIISNLDEVGQQVERLDVPLLVIALVVFAYISCAAAVLPIWEKQLNFENAFYFCFVTLTTIGFGDIMLEHPHFFLFFSIYIIVGMEIVCIAFKLVQNRLLYLYKTLILFFANGRFSSSVQK, from the exons ATGGAGGCTGAGGGGCTTCCCCAGGCGAAGAGGTGCTTCTGGGAGGCCCTGGAGAAGCTCTTCCCTCGTCTTTGTTTCCTGTGCTCCCTGGTGACCTACGCATTGGTGGGAGCTGCGGTCTTCTCAGCCATCGAGGGCAGCCAGGACCTGAGGGCAGAGGACCCGGAGTTTGAGGAGTTCTTGAAGAAGCTCTGTGACATCCTGAAATGTAACAGCACAG TTGAGGAAGGCCGGAAGCGGGACCTGGAGAAGCTGCTGCAGAAGGTGAAGCCCCAGTGGTTTAGCGGGTCTGCCGACTGGTCCTTCCTCAGCTCTCTCTTTTTCTGCTGCACGGTCATCAGCACAGTGG GTTACAGCCACGTCTACCCCGTCACCAGGCTCGGCAAGTGCCTGTGCATGCTCTACGCTCTCTTCGGCATCCCGCTGATGTTCCTGGTCCTCACGGACACGGGCGACATCCTGGCCACCATCTTATCCACGTCCTACAGTCAATTCCGAagatttcccttcctccctcctccccttcccaagTGGTGCTCCGGACGCTCCAGCAAAAGACGACCCGACTCCCGTCCCGCAGACGAAGCCGTCCCGCACGTGGTCATCCACGATCCGGAGCTCCTGGCCCCCAAACCTGTCCCCGCAGCCCCAAGCAGCAACATGGAGCTGTTCGAGAGACTTCTGGCACGGGATAAAGACAACGCCCTCCAGGTGCCCCCTCAGGCCATGGAGAGGAGCACGTCATGTCCCGAGCTGGGGTCCGGGCGGCTCTCGAGCTCCATCATCAGCAACCTGGATGAGGTGGGGCAGCAGGTGGAGAGGCTGGACGTCCCCCTCCTCGTCATCGCCCTCGTGGTCTTCGCCTACATTTCCTGCGCGGCTGCCGTCCTTCCCATCTGGGAGAAGCAGCTGAACTTCGAAAACgccttctacttctgcttcgtcACGCTGACCACCATTGGCTTCGGGGACATTATGCTGGAACACCCTCACTTCTTCTTGTTCTTCTCCATTTATATCATCGTTGGGATGGAGATTGTGTGCATTGCTTTCAAGCTGGTGCAGAACAGGCTGCTTTACCTCTATAAAACCCTCATACTCTTCTTTGCAAATGGGAGGTTTTCCAGTTCTGTCCAAAAGTGA